A window of Nitrospira sp. genomic DNA:
TCTTGCACTCACTAGTCGCATGGCCCATTGAACTTGGCGGAGCGGTAACGGCAACGAGGTTGTCAGCGGCTCGTCGCCTTGCTGTGTTTATACGTGTGAAGGATGGTTCATTCAGGCAGCAGGGAATTCCCCGTTGACGGCGTGGCCTGCAGCCGCACCGCTTGATTTGATGTCCAGTCTCTGCAATCCCTGTGTACGTCCCAGCCAAGCAAGGTAGGGAGCCCGACCGCCCAACTCGCTCCCGCTTTGTATCCCGGTCTTGTGAAGGTGGCCCTGTTGTTTTAGAATGGACGCAATCATCCTTCCTTACGAGGCCCCGGCCGTGAAGGCCAAAACCACGTTTCATTGCCAGTCTTGTGGCTATCAAGCTCCTCGAGCACTCGGGAAATGCCCGGGTTGCGGTGCATGGAACAGCATGAAAGAGGAGCGGCTCGCAGCTACGGGCAAGGGCCGGCCGCCCGTGTTAGGCGGCATCGCGTCCAAGGTCACACCGCTTGATGACATTGAATTGGTCGGTGAGCATCGTACCGGCACTGGCATCGGTGAGTTCGACCGCGTGTTGGGCGGAGGGGTCGTTCCCGGCTCGGTTATCCTGATCGGTGGCGATCCCGGCATTGGGAAGACGACGCTGTTGTTGCAGGCGCTTCCGCGACTGGTTTCGAAAGATGGGCCGGTCCTCTATGTGTCCGGCGAAGAATCACCCCGCCAGATCAAGATGCGGAGCGAGCGGATCGGCCTTGCGCACACCAATCTCCTCATTCTTGCCGAGACGTCGCTAGGGGAAATTCTCAAGCAGGTACAGACGCATATGCCGACGGCGATCGTTGTGGATTCAATCCAGACGGTCTACACAGACGAGTTGACTTCCGCGCCGGGCACCATCAGTCAGGTGCAGGAGGTAGCCGGGAAGCTCATGTTTCTGGCCAAGCGGACGGGCATGCCGGTGTTCATCATTGGGCACGTGACGAAAGAGGGCGCCATCGCTGGGCCCCGGCTGCTCGAGCACATCGTGGACACGGTGCTCTATTTTGAAGGCGACAAGGGGCACGCCTACCGCATTCTGCGCGCCGTGAAGAACCGCTTCGGCTCAACAAACGAGATCGGCGTCTTTGAAATGAAGGATTCCGGTCTCGAAGAAGTGGCGAACCCGTCTGAGTTGTTTTTGGCCGAGCGGCCGCAGAAAAGTACCGGCTCAGTGGTGGTATCGAGTCTGGAAGGGACGCGGCCGATTCTGGTCGAGCTACAGGCGCTCGTGTCACCGACCAACTATGCAATGCCGAAGCGGATGGCAAACGGGGTGGAGCTCAACCGCGTGTCGCTGCTACTGGCAGTCATGGAAAAGCGGTTGGGGCTACACCTGTCGGGCCAAGACGTTTATATTAATGTCGTGGGCGGGATGACGATTGACGAGCCAGCAATAGACCTTGGCATTGTGGCGGCGGTGACTTCCAGTTTGCGCGAGCGGCCAATTGACCGCCAGACGATCGTCTTTGGCGAGGTCGGTCTGGGGGGAGAGGTACGGGCCATCAGCCAGGCGGAGATGCGAGTGAAGGAAGCGGTCAAGATGGGCTTCCGCCGCTGTCTCTTGCCGGAGCGGAACCTAGCCAAGCTCGATCGTATGAAGGGCGTAGAGCTGATCGGCATCCATGAAGTTGGCGAGGCACTGGATGCGATCTTTAAATAGTGCAGCTGCTGCGCTGCTGGCTCTGTCAGTGGCGGTGATGCCTGGCTGCATGTGGGTTCACACAGCACCCGCAATTCCGCTTAAGCAAGCAACGGTCGAGCAGTTGACCGAGCTGCTCGAAGAACGTGTAAGAACAATTCAAACGATGAAGGGTTTATTTCGCGCGCAGGTAGCAGGGACGGGTTTGTTAATTACCCAGCGTGCGGACGGAGTCGTGTACTATCGGAGGCCTGACTCGCTGCGGTTGCAGGGATTCAGTGCGGTCGGCAGTAAACTGTTCGAGTACAGCCAGCACCGCGCGCAATTTCAGCTGGAAGTGCCGTCCGAGAAAAAGCGCTATGCCGGCCCGGTGGAGGAATTGCGGCAGGCGAAAATCGGACGACTGCTGCAACTCAGCCGCTGGGCGGTCGATGGCATGGTTGGGAACGATCGTACACTGACCGGTTTGCGAACAGCGCTAGCGGAAGACGGAGACCGCTATCGGCTCGATGTATTTCAAGCAGCCCCGGGGAGTCGTCTATTGCGCCGCCTCTGGTTCGAGCGCCACGCGCTCTATATCGTGCAGGAAGACTGGATACGGGAAACCGGCGAAGTGGAGGCCTCGATGACCTTTGACGATTTTCGGGCGATTCCGCGTACGCGGGGGGAGGTGGGTGTGGAAACAGTCATGCCGTTTCAGGTGACAGTGACGGATTACCTGGCTGCGGGCTCAGTGGCCCTGAGCTTTCAGGAAATTGTCGTGAATCCTGTGCTCAAGCCGGACGAACTGGCCGCCGAGCGGACGTGGGGTGCGGATGAAGCTGCTGGCGGTTGAAACGGCAACCGCGCGCCTGAGCGTGGCGGTCCTGGATGGTGAGTGCGTGCTGGGGCGGGCGGACGAGGATGCACGTGGCGCACATGCACGCCTGCTGGTGCCGACCATTGATCGGGTCTTTCAATTATGTGGTCTGACGCTCCACGACATGAACGGTCTTGCAGTCTCGATTGGGCCCGGTTCGTTTACGAGCCTGCGCGTTGGATTGGCAACCATGCTGGGATTTCGTCTCGCGACGGACTTACCGTTGGCCGTTGTGCCAACGCTGGAAGCGATGGCGTGGAATTTGCGCGGAGAGAAGTATGCGCTCTGCCCGGTGCTGCGTGCGCGGACCGGCGAAGTCTATTGGGCGCAGTATCAATGGCTGTCGAACGGGACGCTTACGCAGCTACAAGAGGAACGGACCGGGACGGTCGAGTCTGTGGCGACCACACTGCGAGGGCCGGTGGTGATGTTCGGGGACGGCTGGCAGCTCCATCGCGTCGAATTGGAAAAGCTGGTCGAACGGCAACGTGCGGAGCTTCATGAGGCGCCGGCGGAGGCATCATTTCCCTCAGCTGTGAGCGTGAGTCTATCCGGCCTGCGCCGCTTACAGCGCGGCGAGGCGGTTGCCCGCGGGATTGCACCAGTCTATGTGCAGCGGCCAGAGGCCGAGGTGGTCTGGGAGAAGCGCGGGCTGTCGTCTCCACTGGCAAAAGCGGCCCGCTCCAAACGAAAGGCGCGTACGAGAGTCTCGTAATGGGTGCGAAGATTCAACAGTATTCCGGTCTGTGCATTGAACGGGCCCGACCGGAGGATCTCGATGTCATCATGCGTATTGAGCAGGCCTCCTTCACCATGCCGTGGACACGTAAGATGTTTGAGGTGGAATTGTGCCACAATCCCTTTGGGCGCCTGGAAGTTCTGCGCCGGCACGGGGAGGCGGGCCGTCCGCTGGGGGGCTACGTGTGCTACTGGGTGGTGTTCGAGGAATGCCGGCTAATGACGCTGGCGGTGGATCCGTCAGTGCGCCGGCAGGGCCATGGACGGACGCTGCTGCGTCATGCGATGGAGCGTGGGTGCGAGGCGGGCGCCATGCGCGGCCTGTTGGAAGTGCGGGCCTCAAACGCGGTCGCGATCCAGTTATACGAGCAGGAAGGATTCCGCCGGACGGCGGTGCGGACACGATATTATACGAGTCCGGTCGAGGATGCGGTGTTAATGGAGCGGACTCTGGCTTCGTCGTAATCAACCCAAGGAGGGATCTATGCTAACAGAGAAACGGATTGCCGAACTGTTGCGTGCCTCCAGTTTCGACTATCAGCAGGCGGAGACGGCGCATCACCGCCTGGATGAGCAGATCGCCGGGCTGTACAAGCGCCATGTCCTGACGCCGCAGGAGGAACTGCGCGTCAAGCAGATGCAAAAGGAAAAACTTGCCACAAAAGACCAGATGGCCTCACTGATTCGGACCTATCGCGAGCAGCAGGCGCACGCACAGAGCCATTAGACGGATGTTGAAGATGCCCTTAAGTAGCACAGAAGGATCCTGGTGATGCTGCCACCGCTGGCAGGACATCTCAGTACGATCAAGCGCAGGTTAGCCATCGTGGCGCTCACCATGGCAGCCACGTTCATTTTCACCTTTGCCTATTCCGCTGAGCTGATCGCTTGGTTCAAGCGGCCGTTCACGGACGAGCTCATTTTCTATGGCCCGACAGAGGCGCTGTTTGCCGCAGTTAAGATTTCCTTGCTGGCCGGCGTCATTCTCAGCTTGCCGGTAGTACTCTATCAATGTTGGAAATTCATCGAGCCGGCGCTGCTGCCGCGTGAGCGGTGCTGGGCAATTCCGTTGTTCTGCCTGGCGGCTGTATTTTTTGCGCTGGGCATGACATTCTGCAATCTGGTGATTTTGCCGCTGGTGATTCAGTTCTTCGTCAGCTTCGGCATGGACCGCTCGTTGACCCCGCAAATGGCGGTGGGGACTTACGTGGATTTCAACGTGAAGTTTCTGTTGATCTTCGGCTTCGCCTTCGAGCTACCGCTTGCGCTTACATTACTCTCCCGCACGGGGATCATCTCGGCGGCGATGCTCAGTCACTATCGGCGGCATGCGATCATGGCGGCGGTGATTCTCTCCGCGATTATCACGCCGGATGCGACGTTGTTTACGATGTTGCTCATGGCGGTGCCACTAATCGTTCTGTACGAGATCGGGATTCTCGGTGCGCGTCTATTCGGGCGAGCGCCAGCGCCGGCTGACGGTGAGTCTGGGGAGAATCATCTTGATGGGCTGGTGCCAACCGGCACGGCAGGGACGCGCCTTAAGTAATCCGTCAACAGGAAAGGGTGAAAAATACACAATGAAGACGCTTCTCACGCAGATTGGGCTCGGTGTTGCGGTGTTGTTGCCGTTGACTGCGGTGGCGGCCGAGCCCCATCCGGACATGCCGTCCCCGGAGTTGCGTCCGGCGCCCAGCATCCAGGCACTAGTCGTCACGAAGGCGTCGGTCTATGCTGGCTCGTTCGGCCTGGGCGTCTTTCGGAGCGACAATCAGGGGAAGGACTGGACGGCGGCCAATGACGGCCTGGGCGACCGGTTCATCCTTTCACTCGTAGAAGCGAAGAGTGGCACGCTCTACGCCGGCACGCTGCGTGGTGGGGTATTTCGTTCAGTGAATGGCGGCCGGCACTGGCAGGCAGTGAACGACGGCTTGATGCGCCGCCAGATTAAGGTTTTGTTTGTTGATGACCAGGATCTCTATGCTGGCACCGGCGGCGGGGTCTATCGACTGGCGGCGGGAACATCGAGCTGGGTGGAAGTAACGAAGGGGCTTGATCAGACGGTCGTGCATGCGCTGGCAATGGATGCGGATCGCACGCTGTTTGCTGGCACGGCTGCCAAGGGTGTGCAGCGGTTTAAGGCAAACGGGGCGCAGTGGATACGGATGCCGGCGCAGGGGTTGAAAGATCACGAAGGAATGACAGAGAATTTCATCCGTGCGCTGGTAATTGGCAGGGAGCGTGTGCTTTATGCCGGCACGTTCGACGGGGGCGTGTTCCTAAGCCGAGACAGCGGGGGCACGTGGCGGCCGATCAGTCGCGCTTTACCAAATGATTCGATCCGCGGCATCATCAGCGGTGAGACGGGCCTACTCGTAGCAACGGGACGGGGTATCTACAAAAGCATAAACGACGGCGGGCAATGGATACCACTGAATGCGGGGCTGACGGAACTGTCCGTGCAGGTCCTGGCATCGGGCGGGGGTGTGCTCTATGCCGGCACCAGCGCCGGTGCATTTCGTAGCGACGACGGGGGGCAGCACTGGGTGAACATCAGTCAGGGATTGTCTGAATAAGGAGGCGCACTGTGGGCGAGCCGAAGGCGACGATTACCGTAATGAGCAAGGGGGAGAAGTGGGGCGACATCGTCCTGAAATTTTTTCCGGACGTGGCGCCGAACCACGTAAAGAACTTTTGCGATCTGGCCAACGCGGCATTTTACAATGGGACGACGTTCCATCGGGTGATTCCCGGGTTCATGATCCAGGGGGGCGATCCCAACAGCAAGAATTCCGACCGTGCCTCCCATGGGATGGGCGGGCCCGGGCACCGAGTGAAGGCGGAGTTCAACAGCAAGCCGCACACGCGCGGCGTGCTCTCTATGGCACGGGCCAACGATCCGGACAGCGCGGGCTCGCAGTTCTTCATCTGTGTGGCGGACGCAAACTTTCTCGATTGGCAGTACACGGCCTTTGGCGAAGTGGCTAGCGGCATGGAGGTGGCGGATAAGGTTGCGGCCGCCAAGCGGGATGGACGTGATAATCCGCTGGAGCGGATCGAGATGACGGTCACTGTGAATGAAGGCTGAGGCTCGGGTGTAAGCGTAGGCGTAGGGATAAGATTAATGCGTAAGCGTACTTCGATCAGCCGATTCGGTGTGGTGTGCGTAACCTTTGTCTCAGCCTTGGCGTGTCTGCCGGGGTGTGCCATTCCGGTGGTGCCATCTCGTGTAGTGCTTGAGGATCCTGCCAATTTTGTCCGCCTGGAATTGGATTCCCGGGTAATACCAGAGGAGCCAGATACCAGCCATGACCATCCGGCGACGGTTGCGCCGGAACTCATGGCTGACATTCTGCGCGGATTATCCGTGCGCGATCACCGGCTGGCTCTGTCTGTCTGGGCGTTCGGGCTGGCTCCCACGGAGTTGGCGTTTTCGGAGGCAGAGATTCAATTGGTGGCGGCGAAACTATCAGAAGGGCTGGCAGACGCGACGCCGACGGAGTGTGTGACGTTCTATCTCAGTTATCCGCAGACGTCGGTGAAGCGAGAAATCACGTCGGGGAGTCTCTACATAAAGACGGGGTACCTCCATTTCACGCTCAGCAATCATCGGGAGATCTACGGCATTCCTGCCTACGGCATGATTTACGATCGCCGCTATCCGAGGCTGCCAATCGCCCCGAAGGATTTCGATGTACTCTTTGCGCTACCCGCCGCTGTCGTACCGCAGGACGCTAGTCTCTGGGAGACCATCCGAGGACTCGAGCACGACAGCGTCGTGATCGATCTCGGCAAGCTCAACCCAGCCAACTCGGTCGTTCAGGCCCTTCCGTAGGGCCGCGCGCCCTCACCGCATCTGTACCTTGCCGGACTCGCTCCAGTAGTAGAAGATGGAAAAGTTTGGGTAGATCGAATTCGTGGCATTCTGGCCGGCCAGCGTCAACAGGACGCCACCGGCGACCAGAAAATTCGTATCACCGATCCGGTACTGGACCGACGGTTCCACGCCGACGAGGGAGAAGCCGCTCTTCTGCCCCGAATTGATCCGGTGCCCGTCGAGGCGGTGCGTGATCCCATGCAGGGTGACGAACTCCAGATTGTAACCGAAGCCGTGGGTATCATCGAGAATGTGCTCGAAGATCAGGCGGGTGTTGATCAGGTCACCAAAGTAGGAGGCCTCACCGGTCGCCGTTTTCAAGCCGGGCGTCGAATGGGTGTAGTAGACGCCACCGCTCCAGCGGTAGGGCTGGAGATTCTTTCGGAAGGCGAGGCCGCTGGTGACGCTGATTTCCCCAGAGCGCGTGGCTGGAAAACGTCCGATCGGAGAAAATCCGCCTGGGGTCTTGTCCGTGCCCGCCCATTTCCCAGTCGGGAGCGACACCTGATTGAACCAGTTAATGCTCGGGACCCAGGACTCGGGGTCCTGCACGACCGGCCGGTATTTGAGAATCAGGGACGTATCGCCCAGGCCAAAGTCGTTGTCCACTGTTCCGGTTTGTCTGGCCCAGAATCCTCCGAGCGATGTTTGGCCGACCAGTTCCACATGATCGGTGAGGCCGTAGGCGCTCTGAAGAAATGGGGACTGTACGCTGTAGATGTGGAGGGGGCCACGCGTGGAGTCGGTGGCGGGACGGAACTGGTTGCCAAAGCTGCTCTCGCCGATCTGGGCGAAGATGAGTGGGCGGATGTACCACTGGCCCTTCGGTTGCAGGTCGGGGGAGGAAATTAACATCGGCCCATGCGAGAGCGGATTCCAGCTGTGCCGGTATTTCTCAATGGCCTCCTCCGATGGTACCCACTCCCATCCGTTTGCCTCCCCGATAGGCCCCAGCAGCAGGAGGGAGACGAGCAGAAGCGCCCCCGACAAAGCGGTCCGAGTGTTTCCGGAAATGCCCGACGTCA
This region includes:
- the tatC gene encoding twin-arginine translocase subunit TatC, producing MLPPLAGHLSTIKRRLAIVALTMAATFIFTFAYSAELIAWFKRPFTDELIFYGPTEALFAAVKISLLAGVILSLPVVLYQCWKFIEPALLPRERCWAIPLFCLAAVFFALGMTFCNLVILPLVIQFFVSFGMDRSLTPQMAVGTYVDFNVKFLLIFGFAFELPLALTLLSRTGIISAAMLSHYRRHAIMAAVILSAIITPDATLFTMLLMAVPLIVLYEIGILGARLFGRAPAPADGESGENHLDGLVPTGTAGTRLK
- the tsaB gene encoding tRNA (adenosine(37)-N6)-threonylcarbamoyltransferase complex dimerization subunit type 1 TsaB, with the protein product MKLLAVETATARLSVAVLDGECVLGRADEDARGAHARLLVPTIDRVFQLCGLTLHDMNGLAVSIGPGSFTSLRVGLATMLGFRLATDLPLAVVPTLEAMAWNLRGEKYALCPVLRARTGEVYWAQYQWLSNGTLTQLQEERTGTVESVATTLRGPVVMFGDGWQLHRVELEKLVERQRAELHEAPAEASFPSAVSVSLSGLRRLQRGEAVARGIAPVYVQRPEAEVVWEKRGLSSPLAKAARSKRKARTRVS
- a CDS encoding DUF465 domain-containing protein; this translates as MLTEKRIAELLRASSFDYQQAETAHHRLDEQIAGLYKRHVLTPQEELRVKQMQKEKLATKDQMASLIRTYREQQAHAQSH
- the rimI gene encoding ribosomal-protein-alanine N-acetyltransferase, whose amino-acid sequence is MGAKIQQYSGLCIERARPEDLDVIMRIEQASFTMPWTRKMFEVELCHNPFGRLEVLRRHGEAGRPLGGYVCYWVVFEECRLMTLAVDPSVRRQGHGRTLLRHAMERGCEAGAMRGLLEVRASNAVAIQLYEQEGFRRTAVRTRYYTSPVEDAVLMERTLASS
- a CDS encoding peptidylprolyl isomerase; protein product: MSKGEKWGDIVLKFFPDVAPNHVKNFCDLANAAFYNGTTFHRVIPGFMIQGGDPNSKNSDRASHGMGGPGHRVKAEFNSKPHTRGVLSMARANDPDSAGSQFFICVADANFLDWQYTAFGEVASGMEVADKVAAAKRDGRDNPLERIEMTVTVNEG
- the radA gene encoding DNA repair protein RadA, with amino-acid sequence MDAIILPYEAPAVKAKTTFHCQSCGYQAPRALGKCPGCGAWNSMKEERLAATGKGRPPVLGGIASKVTPLDDIELVGEHRTGTGIGEFDRVLGGGVVPGSVILIGGDPGIGKTTLLLQALPRLVSKDGPVLYVSGEESPRQIKMRSERIGLAHTNLLILAETSLGEILKQVQTHMPTAIVVDSIQTVYTDELTSAPGTISQVQEVAGKLMFLAKRTGMPVFIIGHVTKEGAIAGPRLLEHIVDTVLYFEGDKGHAYRILRAVKNRFGSTNEIGVFEMKDSGLEEVANPSELFLAERPQKSTGSVVVSSLEGTRPILVELQALVSPTNYAMPKRMANGVELNRVSLLLAVMEKRLGLHLSGQDVYINVVGGMTIDEPAIDLGIVAAVTSSLRERPIDRQTIVFGEVGLGGEVRAISQAEMRVKEAVKMGFRRCLLPERNLAKLDRMKGVELIGIHEVGEALDAIFK